A genomic window from Candidatus Kouleothrix ribensis includes:
- the menH gene encoding 2-succinyl-6-hydroxy-2,4-cyclohexadiene-1-carboxylate synthase, translated as MRISVNGITLHAALAGAGPPLLLLHGFTGSAATWRPLAERLAPLRRTIAVDLIGHGLSDAPADPARYSMEHCLADLLALLDALGLARAAVLGYSLGGRVALQLVAAAPERVSALVLESASPGLASAAERAARAAADDALSTAIERDGLAAFVAGWEQLPLWASQAALPAELRARLRAQRLANRQHGLANSLRGMGTGRQASLWDRLPALATPTLLLAGALDEKYTAIAQAMAAALPCAQLAIIAHAGHAIHLERFDVFTQQVITFLATEDSMSR; from the coding sequence ATGCGTATTTCTGTAAACGGCATAACCCTGCACGCCGCACTGGCTGGTGCAGGCCCTCCGCTGCTGCTGCTGCACGGCTTCACCGGCAGCGCGGCCACCTGGCGGCCGCTGGCCGAGCGCCTGGCACCCCTGCGCCGCACGATCGCGGTCGACCTGATCGGCCACGGCTTGTCCGACGCGCCTGCCGACCCCGCACGCTACAGCATGGAACACTGCCTGGCCGACCTGCTGGCGCTGCTGGACGCGCTTGGGCTGGCGCGCGCCGCCGTGCTGGGCTACTCGCTGGGCGGGCGAGTGGCGCTGCAGCTGGTCGCCGCCGCGCCCGAGCGCGTATCGGCGCTGGTGCTCGAGAGCGCCTCGCCAGGGCTGGCCAGCGCCGCCGAGCGAGCGGCGCGCGCAGCCGCCGACGATGCGCTGTCCACCGCGATCGAGCGCGACGGGCTGGCGGCGTTCGTTGCGGGTTGGGAGCAGCTGCCGCTATGGGCCAGCCAGGCCGCGCTGCCGGCCGAGCTGCGCGCCCGGCTACGGGCGCAGCGCCTGGCCAACCGCCAGCATGGCCTGGCCAACAGCCTGCGTGGCATGGGCACCGGTCGCCAGGCGTCGCTATGGGATCGCCTGCCCGCGCTGGCCACGCCCACGCTGCTGCTGGCCGGCGCGCTCGACGAAAAATACACGGCAATCGCGCAGGCCATGGCCGCCGCGCTGCCGTGCGCCCAGCTGGCGATCATAGCGCACGCCGGGCACGCCATCCATCTTGAACGCTTTGACGTTTTTACTCAGCAGGTGATCACATTCCTAGCGACAGAGGATAGTATGAGCCGGTAG
- a CDS encoding cytochrome c biogenesis protein CcdA has protein sequence MSAPKIDAPARAFPYRGLLLGLGIALALGALAVLSLRSGDAAGLTPAGSGSVLVLAPAAFLAGVFSFLSPCTLPILPAYFAFTFQARRERVVLMTVAFFLGLATTMVVLGASATLLSQVLFSHLGVLTTIGGLIVIAFGVMSLLGKGFTGAKLLDRPSTSVAGSYLYGATFALGWTACVGPILGALLTLLATQGVAIVQGAVLAFIYALGLGMPLIIMATFFSRLGKGSRFWTFMRGRAVELNLGFTTLHLHSTSIASGLLLIVVGVLLATGQLTLLSQWSQRTSMGEWAVNLEQGVEQLFFGR, from the coding sequence ATGTCGGCACCCAAGATCGACGCGCCCGCGCGTGCATTCCCGTATCGCGGGCTGCTGCTGGGCCTGGGCATTGCGCTGGCGCTCGGCGCGCTGGCCGTGCTGAGCCTGCGCTCCGGCGATGCCGCCGGGCTGACACCGGCCGGCAGCGGTAGTGTGCTGGTGTTGGCACCGGCAGCCTTTCTGGCAGGCGTGTTCAGCTTCCTCTCGCCCTGCACGCTGCCGATCTTGCCGGCCTATTTCGCATTTACCTTCCAGGCCCGCCGCGAGCGTGTGGTACTGATGACGGTGGCGTTCTTCCTGGGGCTGGCGACCACCATGGTTGTGCTAGGCGCCAGCGCCACCCTGCTGAGCCAGGTGCTGTTCAGCCACCTGGGCGTGCTCACCACCATCGGCGGGCTGATCGTGATTGCGTTTGGGGTCATGAGCCTGCTCGGCAAGGGCTTCACCGGCGCCAAGCTGCTCGATCGGCCAAGCACCAGCGTGGCCGGCTCGTACCTGTACGGCGCGACATTCGCGCTGGGATGGACTGCATGTGTCGGCCCGATCCTGGGCGCGCTGCTGACGCTGCTGGCCACCCAGGGCGTTGCGATCGTGCAGGGCGCGGTGCTGGCATTCATCTATGCGCTGGGCCTGGGCATGCCGCTGATCATCATGGCCACGTTCTTCAGCCGCCTGGGCAAAGGCTCGCGCTTCTGGACCTTCATGCGCGGGCGGGCGGTCGAGCTGAACCTGGGTTTCACCACGCTGCACCTGCATAGCACCAGCATCGCCAGCGGCCTGCTGCTGATCGTCGTCGGCGTGCTGCTGGCCACCGGCCAGCTCACGCTGCTGAGCCAGTGGTCGCAGCGCACAAGTATGGGCGAGTGGGCCGTAAACCTCGAGCAGGGTGTCGAGCAGCTGTTCTTTGGGCGCTGA
- a CDS encoding NUDIX hydrolase: MPHDDDRSAKIKRAAGCVVYARDAAGALSLLLIHDQYDCWTIPKGHLEDGESDAEAAVREVWEETGVRGVLGPLVGRIAYEVRTRRGHLRPKTVAFFLMRADVLTVTPQAAEGIRAAEWFAPEAALARSGYAQVREVLAQAIGMLEGGVQ, from the coding sequence ATGCCACACGACGACGATCGCAGCGCCAAGATCAAGCGTGCGGCCGGCTGCGTCGTGTACGCGCGCGACGCGGCCGGTGCGCTGTCGCTACTGCTGATCCACGACCAATACGACTGCTGGACGATTCCGAAGGGGCATCTCGAAGATGGCGAGAGCGACGCCGAGGCGGCCGTGCGCGAGGTGTGGGAGGAGACCGGCGTGCGCGGTGTGCTCGGGCCGCTGGTCGGCCGGATCGCGTACGAGGTGCGCACCAGGCGCGGCCACCTGCGGCCCAAGACGGTGGCGTTCTTCCTGATGCGGGCCGACGTGCTCACAGTAACGCCGCAGGCCGCCGAGGGCATCCGCGCAGCCGAGTGGTTTGCGCCCGAGGCGGCGCTGGCGCGGTCCGGCTATGCCCAGGTGCGCGAGGTGCTGGCACAGGCCATTGGTATGCTGGAAGGCGGCGTGCAGTAG
- a CDS encoding M48 family metallopeptidase, with product MPNRESQTITVDGVTLTLLIERKRVKNINARLRDTTLSVSAPLNAPQAMLDQVIPDLARRLVRRVRAREINAEDDALALAHKIAARFPHPPAVEQVQWVTTQESRWGSYSSGTHTIRLNAALRQMPRWVLEAVVAHELTHVFHLDHGPNFWKLLRSVDPEVDRADAFLAGVSWLGHCWESLPPVERALLTRARAYLDDAEGQD from the coding sequence ATGCCAAATCGCGAATCACAAACAATCACCGTCGACGGGGTTACGCTGACGCTGCTGATCGAGCGCAAGCGCGTGAAGAATATCAACGCACGCCTGCGCGACACGACTCTGTCGGTTAGTGCGCCGCTGAACGCCCCGCAGGCCATGCTCGACCAGGTGATCCCCGACCTGGCCCGCCGGCTGGTGCGGCGGGTGCGCGCGCGCGAGATCAATGCCGAAGACGACGCCCTGGCGCTGGCGCATAAGATCGCGGCACGCTTCCCGCACCCGCCCGCAGTCGAGCAGGTCCAATGGGTCACCACCCAGGAGTCGCGCTGGGGTAGCTATAGCTCGGGCACGCACACCATCCGGCTGAATGCCGCGCTGCGCCAGATGCCGCGCTGGGTGCTCGAGGCGGTGGTGGCGCACGAGCTAACGCACGTGTTTCACCTCGACCACGGGCCGAATTTCTGGAAGCTGCTGCGCAGCGTTGACCCCGAGGTCGATCGCGCCGACGCGTTCCTGGCCGGCGTGAGCTGGCTGGGCCACTGCTGGGAGAGCCTGCCGCCGGTCGAGCGCGCGCTGCTGACCCGCGCGCGGGCCTACCTCGACGATGCCGAGGGCCAGGATTAG
- a CDS encoding MFS transporter: MNRLSTIGRRSAALARQLARPADLQQRNIRNVLIDGIGVGLVSGVATFLSVFLVRLGASSFMVGLLTSMPALTGMLLALSIGRLLERQRNIVPWYSRARVLVLGSYALAGLVPFVVPAGQVPIVIIAIWAIATVPQAIVNVAFTVVMGAVAGPDRRYYLMSRRWSILGLTTATTVALAGWALEQIRFPLNYQVVLIGSFAGGLLSFIFSSQISIPDNQPAEIAEQTRHSRRERLREGLAALRENATFSRFLISQFVFRCGLTMSLPIFPLYWVRELHATDTWIGLINTVNSGVLLVAYFIWSAVSRQRGATLVLRVCGFGLVLYPLLAGLTRSVAPQPFYAGIGGIFGAGIDLVLFDILLRTCPPRHNASYIALYQLTTYIATFFAPMLGTTLADSFGAAPALFVATGLRLLGAILFVLLGVGSAQQSDTELIRV, encoded by the coding sequence ATGAATCGCTTGAGCACAATCGGCCGGCGCAGTGCGGCGCTCGCACGCCAGCTGGCACGCCCGGCCGACCTACAGCAGCGCAATATTCGCAATGTGCTGATCGACGGCATCGGCGTCGGCCTGGTATCGGGCGTGGCTACGTTCCTGTCGGTGTTCCTGGTGCGCCTGGGCGCGTCCTCCTTCATGGTCGGCCTGCTGACCTCGATGCCGGCGCTGACTGGCATGCTGCTGGCGCTATCGATCGGCCGGCTGCTCGAGCGCCAGCGCAACATCGTGCCGTGGTACTCGCGCGCGCGGGTGCTGGTGCTCGGCTCGTACGCGCTGGCCGGGCTGGTGCCGTTCGTGGTGCCAGCCGGCCAGGTGCCGATCGTAATCATTGCGATCTGGGCAATCGCCACCGTGCCGCAGGCGATTGTGAATGTGGCCTTCACGGTGGTGATGGGCGCAGTGGCCGGCCCCGATCGGCGCTACTACCTGATGAGCCGGCGCTGGTCGATCCTGGGGCTTACTACCGCCACCACGGTAGCGCTGGCCGGCTGGGCGCTCGAGCAGATCCGCTTCCCGCTCAACTACCAGGTTGTGCTGATCGGCTCGTTTGCTGGCGGGCTGCTTAGCTTCATCTTCTCGAGCCAGATCAGCATCCCCGACAACCAGCCGGCCGAGATCGCCGAGCAAACGCGCCACTCACGGCGCGAGCGCCTGCGCGAGGGCCTGGCGGCGCTGCGCGAGAACGCGACGTTCAGCCGCTTCCTGATCAGCCAGTTCGTGTTCCGCTGCGGGCTGACGATGTCGCTGCCGATCTTCCCGCTATACTGGGTGCGCGAGTTGCACGCGACCGACACATGGATCGGGTTGATCAACACTGTGAACAGCGGCGTGCTGCTGGTGGCGTATTTCATCTGGTCGGCCGTGTCGCGTCAGCGCGGCGCTACGCTGGTGCTGCGCGTGTGCGGGTTCGGGCTGGTGCTCTACCCGCTGCTGGCCGGCCTGACACGCAGCGTCGCCCCGCAGCCGTTCTATGCCGGCATTGGCGGCATCTTCGGCGCCGGGATCGATCTGGTGCTGTTCGACATCCTGCTGCGTACCTGCCCGCCGCGCCATAACGCATCGTACATTGCGCTCTACCAGCTCACTACCTATATTGCCACATTCTTCGCACCTATGCTCGGCACGACCCTGGCCGATAGCTTTGGCGCGGCGCCGGCGCTATTTGTGGCCACCGGCCTGCGGCTGCTGGGTGCGATCCTGTTTGTGCTGCTCGGCGTCGGCAGTGCGCAGCAGAGCGACACCGAGTTGATTCGGGTATAA
- the menD gene encoding 2-succinyl-5-enolpyruvyl-6-hydroxy-3-cyclohexene-1-carboxylic-acid synthase has protein sequence MPANDAQRALSAAVGAFVDELVRAGVRHFCVCPGSRSTPLALAIARQPGARLWLHIDERSAGFFALGLAKAGRTPVALVCTSGTAAANFLPAVVEAWYARVPLVVLTADRPHELRDVGAPQTIDQVNLFGVHARWFVDMAEPDASPDMLRYVRTVAGRAVATAQRGPAGPVHINCPYREPLLIDPLLAAQAAAARPEAQPYVAVRSGLRALEPAELVRLADRLARAERGLIICGAQDDPALAEPLALLAAALGYPLLADPLAGLRCGPHDHTLLIDSYDAFLRDGRFAATCAPDLVLRFGAMPVSKPLLLYLQQHPTCHQIVVDGDAGWNEPTLLAGEFVHAHARQLCEALLAALPVARPGSPLRSAPTSRWAATWQAAQQLTRAAIDGHMREIGELFEGKVFAELQALLPAGALLYAGNSMPIRDLDTFFGGTDRPIRLLGNRGANGIDGVVSSALGAAAAGAGPAVLVIGDLSFYHDSNGLLAARQHGLDATIILLNNDGGGIFSFLPQAADPEHFEALFGTPHGLDFAPLAQMYGAHYTRVDGWAQFRDAVQAGVAGSGLHIVEVPTERGRNVTLHREFWPRVADAVAPLVAQAEG, from the coding sequence ATGCCTGCGAACGATGCTCAACGCGCACTATCGGCCGCCGTCGGCGCCTTTGTCGATGAGCTGGTGCGCGCGGGTGTGCGGCACTTCTGTGTCTGCCCCGGCTCGCGCTCAACGCCGCTGGCGCTGGCGATCGCTCGCCAGCCCGGCGCACGCCTGTGGCTGCATATCGATGAGCGCTCGGCCGGCTTTTTTGCGCTGGGCCTGGCTAAGGCCGGCCGCACGCCGGTGGCGCTGGTGTGTACCTCGGGCACGGCTGCGGCCAACTTCCTGCCGGCGGTGGTCGAGGCATGGTATGCGCGCGTGCCGCTGGTGGTGCTCACAGCCGACCGGCCGCACGAGCTGCGCGATGTCGGCGCGCCACAGACGATCGACCAGGTCAATCTGTTTGGCGTTCATGCCAGGTGGTTTGTCGACATGGCCGAGCCTGATGCGTCCCCCGACATGCTCCGCTATGTGCGTACCGTCGCCGGGCGTGCTGTCGCTACCGCGCAGCGCGGCCCGGCCGGCCCGGTGCATATCAATTGCCCCTACCGCGAGCCGCTGCTGATCGACCCGCTGCTGGCGGCGCAGGCCGCCGCCGCGCGCCCCGAGGCGCAGCCGTACGTGGCGGTCCGCAGCGGCCTGCGCGCGCTTGAGCCGGCCGAGCTGGTACGCCTGGCCGATCGGCTGGCGCGCGCCGAGCGTGGCCTGATCATCTGTGGTGCGCAGGACGACCCGGCGCTGGCCGAGCCGCTGGCGCTGCTGGCTGCGGCGCTGGGCTACCCCCTGCTGGCCGATCCGCTCGCGGGCCTGCGCTGCGGCCCACACGACCACACGCTGCTGATCGATAGCTACGACGCGTTTCTGCGCGATGGCAGGTTCGCCGCGACGTGCGCGCCCGATCTGGTGCTGCGCTTCGGCGCTATGCCGGTGTCGAAGCCGCTGCTGCTATACCTCCAGCAGCACCCCACCTGCCACCAGATCGTTGTTGATGGCGACGCCGGCTGGAACGAGCCGACGCTGCTGGCCGGCGAGTTTGTGCATGCCCATGCCCGCCAGCTGTGCGAGGCGCTGCTGGCGGCATTGCCGGTCGCACGGCCCGGCAGCCCGCTGCGCTCGGCGCCCACCAGCCGCTGGGCTGCAACCTGGCAGGCCGCGCAGCAGCTCACGCGCGCAGCGATCGACGGCCACATGCGCGAGATTGGCGAACTGTTCGAGGGCAAAGTCTTTGCCGAGCTGCAGGCGCTGCTGCCGGCCGGCGCGCTGCTGTACGCCGGCAATAGCATGCCGATCCGCGACCTCGACACGTTCTTCGGCGGCACCGATCGGCCGATCCGATTGCTGGGCAATCGCGGCGCCAACGGCATCGATGGCGTGGTGTCGAGCGCGCTGGGTGCGGCCGCAGCCGGCGCCGGCCCGGCTGTGCTGGTGATCGGCGATCTCTCGTTCTACCACGACTCGAACGGGCTGCTGGCGGCCCGGCAGCATGGCCTCGACGCTACGATCATCCTGCTCAACAACGACGGCGGCGGGATCTTCTCGTTTCTGCCGCAGGCCGCCGACCCCGAGCACTTCGAGGCGCTGTTCGGCACGCCGCACGGGCTCGACTTCGCACCGCTGGCGCAGATGTATGGCGCACACTACACGCGCGTAGACGGCTGGGCGCAGTTTCGCGATGCAGTGCAGGCCGGCGTGGCCGGCAGCGGCCTGCATATCGTCGAGGTGCCGACCGAGCGCGGCCGTAACGTGACGCTGCACCGCGAGTTCTGGCCGCGTGTCGCCGACGCTGTCGCGCCGCTGGTGGCCCAGGCCGAGGGCTAA
- a CDS encoding isochorismate synthase, with protein sequence MMILDTAITLQEHRLMVLLGDGVRLAREHNRPVLVSTVLRAPQYDPLTFFAHGARLSGDRMFWASPSAEYTIAGVDTAWQLATAGATRFTAAADAWRDLCAGALIDDQFGVLGTGPLLMGGFSFDPLRPPSELWAGFPDGLLVLPRYVLTSSDGVSWLTINTVLTPEANLAAEIETALRVYELFDGDASPATAPMPGQLRQGQDVPPAADWQAIVREVEQNLRDGALGKVVLARQYHVQGRTLFDPARVLGRLRVEYSDCFLFAVARGDHCFLGASPERLVRLRHENVRATCLAGSIARGTTPEHDRALGDELLASAKDRAEHEFVVRAICDALAEVCGGRLSTGPLALMKLRNIQHLFTPIVGRVTAGRSLLDLVERLHPTPAMGGTPRDAALAMIRTFEGMDRGWYAAPVGWMDARGEGEFAVAIRSALLHGAQAVLFAGCGIVAGSDPAREYAESCLKLRPMLSVLGGSV encoded by the coding sequence GTGATGATCCTCGACACCGCAATTACGCTACAGGAGCACCGGCTCATGGTGCTGCTTGGCGATGGAGTACGCCTGGCCCGCGAACACAATCGGCCCGTGCTGGTGAGCACGGTGCTGCGCGCGCCACAGTACGATCCGCTGACGTTCTTCGCACATGGCGCGCGCCTGTCCGGCGATCGAATGTTCTGGGCCTCGCCAAGCGCCGAGTACACGATCGCCGGGGTCGATACGGCCTGGCAGCTGGCTACGGCCGGCGCCACGCGCTTCACCGCCGCCGCCGACGCCTGGCGCGATCTCTGTGCCGGCGCGCTGATCGACGATCAGTTTGGCGTGCTTGGCACCGGGCCGCTGCTGATGGGTGGTTTCTCGTTCGACCCGCTGCGCCCGCCTAGCGAGCTGTGGGCCGGCTTTCCCGACGGCTTGCTGGTGCTGCCGCGCTATGTGTTAACCAGCTCCGATGGTGTGTCGTGGCTGACGATCAATACGGTGCTGACGCCCGAGGCCAACCTGGCCGCCGAGATCGAGACAGCACTGCGCGTGTACGAGCTGTTTGACGGCGATGCAAGCCCTGCGACGGCGCCAATGCCGGGCCAGCTGCGCCAGGGCCAGGATGTGCCGCCTGCGGCCGACTGGCAGGCGATTGTGCGCGAGGTTGAGCAGAATCTGCGCGACGGCGCGCTGGGCAAGGTGGTGCTGGCGCGCCAGTACCACGTGCAGGGCCGCACGCTCTTCGACCCGGCGCGCGTGCTGGGGCGGCTGCGCGTCGAGTATTCCGACTGCTTCTTGTTCGCGGTTGCGCGTGGCGACCACTGCTTTCTGGGCGCGTCGCCCGAGCGGCTGGTGCGCCTGCGCCACGAGAATGTGCGCGCCACATGCCTGGCCGGCTCGATCGCCCGCGGCACGACGCCCGAGCACGACCGCGCACTGGGCGACGAGCTGCTCGCCAGCGCGAAGGATCGCGCCGAGCACGAGTTCGTGGTGCGCGCGATCTGTGATGCGCTGGCCGAGGTGTGTGGTGGCCGGCTGAGCACCGGCCCGCTTGCGCTGATGAAGCTGCGCAACATCCAGCACCTGTTCACGCCGATCGTCGGGCGCGTCACGGCCGGGCGCAGCCTGCTCGATCTGGTCGAGCGCCTGCACCCGACCCCGGCGATGGGCGGTACGCCACGCGATGCCGCGCTCGCCATGATCCGCACGTTCGAGGGGATGGATCGCGGCTGGTACGCCGCGCCGGTCGGCTGGATGGACGCGCGCGGCGAGGGCGAGTTCGCGGTTGCCATCCGCTCGGCGCTACTGCACGGCGCGCAGGCGGTGCTGTTCGCCGGCTGCGGCATCGTGGCCGGCTCCGACCCCGCGCGCGAGTACGCCGAGTCGTGCCTCAAGCTGCGCCCGATGCTCTCGGTGCTTGGCGGCAGTGTGTAG
- a CDS encoding insulinase family protein: MLQTFSLPGGLCILVDELPHTHSVSVGCFVGVGSGHEHPPACGVSHFIEHMLFKGSRRRPTPRLISDAIEGVGGILDAYTSFESTVYYAKVADIHFDRAVDVLSDMLLQPCFDPRDVEKERRVIAEELRQTEDTPSELVHLLLDGAMWGDQPLGRDIAGDEESVAGFTHEQVVRHWYGHYNRANTVISIAGNVGADRVLEAIAHAFATMPAGAPAAFVPSQPPQLGPALALRADDSEQGNFCLGFPGIAQNDPDRRAMQVFDTVLGGGMSSRLFQEIREEQGLAYSVGSYSREHHDAGKWVIYGSVEPDNLQPCLATTMRELRAALTDGITDEELRRVKEQVKGGILLSLEDTWAVASRNGSHQLRYGRVIPVEQVVAEVEQVTRADVLRVARRVLREDSMHLAVIGPYEDDGALQRMLTLR; this comes from the coding sequence ATGCTACAAACATTTTCTCTGCCTGGCGGCCTGTGCATCCTGGTCGACGAACTGCCGCATACGCATTCGGTCTCGGTCGGCTGCTTCGTCGGCGTCGGCTCGGGCCACGAGCACCCACCGGCCTGCGGGGTCTCGCACTTCATTGAGCATATGCTATTCAAGGGCAGCCGGCGCCGCCCGACCCCGCGGCTGATCTCCGATGCGATCGAGGGGGTGGGCGGCATCCTCGACGCCTACACCAGCTTCGAGTCGACCGTCTACTACGCCAAGGTGGCCGATATTCACTTCGACCGCGCGGTCGATGTGCTGTCGGACATGCTGCTCCAGCCGTGCTTCGACCCGCGTGATGTCGAGAAGGAACGCCGCGTGATCGCCGAGGAGCTGCGCCAGACCGAGGATACGCCCTCGGAGCTGGTACACCTGCTGCTCGACGGCGCGATGTGGGGCGATCAGCCGCTCGGCCGCGACATCGCCGGCGACGAGGAGTCGGTGGCCGGCTTTACGCACGAGCAGGTGGTGCGGCACTGGTATGGCCACTACAACCGGGCCAACACCGTGATCTCAATCGCCGGGAATGTAGGCGCCGACCGCGTGCTAGAGGCGATTGCGCATGCCTTTGCTACCATGCCGGCCGGGGCGCCGGCCGCGTTTGTGCCCAGCCAGCCGCCGCAGCTTGGCCCGGCGCTGGCCCTGCGCGCCGACGACAGCGAGCAGGGCAACTTCTGCCTGGGTTTCCCTGGCATCGCCCAGAACGACCCGGACCGGCGCGCGATGCAGGTGTTCGACACCGTGCTCGGCGGCGGGATGTCGTCGCGCCTGTTCCAGGAGATCCGTGAGGAGCAAGGCCTGGCCTATAGCGTCGGCTCGTATAGCCGCGAGCATCACGACGCGGGCAAGTGGGTGATCTACGGCAGCGTCGAGCCCGACAATCTACAGCCCTGCCTGGCTACCACCATGCGCGAGCTGCGCGCCGCACTGACCGACGGCATCACCGACGAGGAGCTGCGGCGTGTGAAGGAGCAGGTCAAAGGGGGCATCCTGCTGTCGCTCGAAGATACCTGGGCGGTCGCATCGCGCAATGGCTCGCACCAGCTGCGCTACGGCCGAGTCATTCCGGTCGAACAGGTCGTCGCTGAGGTCGAGCAGGTTACGCGTGCCGATGTGCTGCGCGTGGCCCGGCGCGTGCTGCGCGAAGACTCGATGCACCTGGCGGTGATCGGCCCCTACGAGGACGATGGCGCGCTGCAGCGCATGCTGACGCTCCGCTGA
- a CDS encoding MATE family efflux transporter, with protein sequence MSDAITPTAAPIDPRVLRRRVFGLAWPVIGENFLETLLGIVDTFLVAGLGAVAIAGVGSALQVMFFLIAALSALAVGSAVLVAQAVGGADRARAGRLGRQSLIWSVLFSVPLAIGGYLLSAPIISVFGLEPAVAQIGIHYMQVTMGTVVVLVALFIGGGVLRGAGDSRTPMLVTALANIVNVGLAYGLIYGHFGLPALGAVGSAWATFLARGLALVLLVTALWRGRNGVSIRGPGSWLPDLAVARQVLRIGVPAALEQLLVSGAFLALSVVVARLGTEVLAAHRVAFNALSLSFLPGIGFGIAATALVGQSVGARRLAEGGAAARVATTWAVVWMGAIGALLFVFAPQVFQLFSSDPAVVAAGSGGLRVVALAQPFWAVLFVQSGALRGTGNTAFPLKVSGIGIWLSVALAFVLIRTIGGGLTSVWLAFLLIAPVNALLMWRRFQRTVAEA encoded by the coding sequence ATGAGCGACGCAATCACCCCCACGGCGGCGCCGATCGACCCGCGCGTGCTGCGCCGGCGCGTATTTGGCCTGGCATGGCCGGTGATCGGCGAGAACTTCCTCGAGACGCTGCTGGGCATCGTCGATACATTCCTGGTGGCCGGGCTGGGCGCGGTGGCAATCGCCGGCGTGGGTAGCGCGCTTCAGGTGATGTTTTTCCTGATCGCGGCGCTGAGCGCGCTGGCAGTCGGCAGCGCAGTGCTGGTGGCGCAGGCAGTTGGTGGGGCCGACCGCGCGCGCGCCGGGCGGCTGGGCCGGCAGTCGCTGATCTGGAGTGTGCTGTTCTCGGTTCCGCTGGCGATCGGCGGCTACCTGCTCTCGGCCCCGATTATCAGTGTGTTCGGGCTCGAGCCGGCGGTGGCGCAGATCGGCATTCACTATATGCAAGTGACCATGGGCACAGTGGTGGTGCTGGTGGCGCTGTTCATTGGCGGCGGCGTGCTGCGCGGCGCAGGCGACTCGCGCACGCCGATGCTCGTGACTGCGCTGGCAAATATTGTGAATGTGGGCCTGGCCTATGGGCTGATCTACGGCCACTTTGGCCTACCGGCGCTTGGTGCGGTCGGCAGCGCGTGGGCCACCTTCCTGGCGCGCGGGCTGGCGCTGGTGCTGCTGGTGACGGCGCTCTGGCGCGGCCGTAATGGCGTCAGCATCAGGGGGCCGGGCAGCTGGCTGCCCGACCTGGCGGTGGCCAGGCAGGTGCTGCGGATCGGCGTGCCGGCCGCGCTCGAGCAGCTGCTGGTGTCGGGCGCGTTTCTGGCGCTGTCGGTGGTGGTAGCGCGGCTTGGCACCGAAGTGCTGGCAGCTCACCGGGTGGCCTTCAATGCGCTATCGCTCTCGTTCCTGCCGGGCATCGGCTTCGGCATCGCCGCCACCGCACTCGTCGGCCAGAGCGTGGGCGCGCGGCGGCTCGCCGAGGGCGGCGCGGCAGCGCGCGTGGCCACTACCTGGGCGGTGGTGTGGATGGGCGCAATCGGCGCGCTGCTGTTCGTGTTCGCGCCACAGGTGTTCCAGCTGTTTTCGAGCGACCCGGCGGTAGTGGCGGCTGGCTCGGGTGGGCTGCGGGTGGTGGCCCTGGCACAGCCATTCTGGGCCGTACTGTTCGTGCAATCGGGCGCGCTGCGCGGCACCGGCAACACCGCGTTCCCGCTGAAAGTCAGCGGCATCGGCATCTGGCTGTCGGTAGCGCTGGCGTTCGTCCTGATCAGGACGATCGGTGGCGGCCTCACGTCGGTGTGGCTCGCATTCCTGCTGATCGCCCCGGTCAACGCGCTGCTGATGTGGCGGCGCTTCCAGCGCACGGTGGCAGAGGCGTAG
- a CDS encoding GNAT family N-acetyltransferase has protein sequence MDEQLELHTERLALKVLDESFAERLLQYQLRNRAAWREWNPHQPDEFYTLAAQHERLSADRGLIRAGTGLRLYLFERADTGYRQIIGDLSFNNIVRGAFQSCHLGYRIDAGVLNRGYITEALRCAIEYAFAQLKLHRIEANIIPRNARSRRVVEKLGFEPEGLARKYLKINGVWEDHLHFVIFNDLV, from the coding sequence ATGGACGAGCAGCTCGAGCTGCATACCGAGCGCCTGGCGCTGAAGGTGCTCGACGAGTCGTTCGCCGAGCGGCTGCTCCAGTATCAGCTGCGTAATCGCGCGGCCTGGCGCGAGTGGAACCCGCATCAGCCCGACGAGTTCTACACGCTGGCCGCGCAGCACGAGCGCCTGTCCGCCGATCGTGGCCTGATCCGCGCCGGCACCGGCCTGCGGCTATACCTGTTCGAGCGCGCCGACACGGGCTACCGGCAGATCATCGGCGACCTGTCCTTCAATAATATCGTGCGCGGCGCATTCCAGTCGTGCCACCTGGGCTACCGGATCGATGCCGGCGTGCTCAACCGCGGCTATATCACCGAGGCGCTGCGCTGCGCGATCGAGTATGCCTTCGCGCAGCTGAAGCTACACCGGATCGAGGCCAATATCATCCCGCGCAACGCCCGCTCGCGCCGCGTGGTCGAGAAACTGGGCTTCGAGCCAGAAGGCCTGGCGCGCAAGTATCTCAAGATCAACGGCGTGTGGGAAGATCATCTTCACTTCGTGATCTTCAACGATCTGGTCTAG